A single Arcobacter sp. FWKO B DNA region contains:
- a CDS encoding thiamine pyrophosphate-dependent enzyme, with protein MSNQKEIKNLKSFSTAAERFEGAHVLCPGCAHSIIVREILNATNDNLVVSAATGCLEVCTAIYPHTSWDCSWIHIGFENSSTAVAGAESMYNALRNKGRLPEGYKAPKFVAFGGDGATYDIGFQWLSGCFERGHNMMYVCLDNEVYANTGGQRSSSTPIGASATTSPAGSTSYGEKKNKKDMLSIMAAHGAPYVAQVAPNKWKDMVKKIQTGFETEGPVFINAMSACTTEWKFPIHKTVEASDLAVDSLVFPLYEIINGKELNITYRPKNVVPVRDYLAFQPRFKHLFTPQYEYIIDEWQKRVDAQWDYLQRREEARV; from the coding sequence ATGAGTAATCAAAAAGAGATTAAGAATTTAAAATCGTTTTCAACAGCTGCTGAGAGATTTGAAGGTGCCCATGTTTTATGTCCTGGGTGTGCACACTCTATTATAGTAAGGGAAATTTTAAATGCAACAAATGACAATCTAGTAGTATCAGCTGCAACAGGATGTCTTGAAGTATGTACAGCTATTTATCCACACACTTCATGGGATTGTTCGTGGATTCACATTGGATTTGAAAACTCTTCAACAGCAGTTGCAGGTGCTGAATCAATGTATAATGCGCTTAGAAACAAAGGTAGACTTCCTGAAGGTTACAAAGCTCCAAAGTTTGTAGCTTTTGGTGGTGATGGTGCAACTTATGATATTGGTTTTCAATGGCTAAGTGGATGTTTTGAAAGAGGACATAATATGATGTATGTTTGTTTGGATAACGAAGTTTATGCAAACACAGGTGGACAAAGAAGTAGTTCTACACCAATAGGTGCTAGTGCAACTACATCTCCAGCTGGTAGTACATCATATGGTGAGAAGAAAAACAAAAAAGATATGCTTTCTATTATGGCAGCTCATGGTGCACCTTATGTTGCTCAAGTTGCTCCAAATAAATGGAAAGATATGGTTAAAAAAATCCAAACAGGATTTGAAACTGAAGGTCCAGTATTTATCAATGCAATGAGTGCTTGTACAACAGAGTGGAAGTTCCCAATTCATAAAACTGTAGAAGCTAGTGATTTGGCAGTTGACTCTTTAGTATTTCCTTTATATGAAATAATTAATGGAAAAGAATTAAATATTACTTACAGACCTAAAAATGTAGTTCCTGTAAGAGATTATCTTGCATTCCAACCAAGATTTAAACACTTATTTACTCCTCAATATGAGTATATCATAGATGAGTGGCAAAAAAGAGTAGATGCTCAGTGGGACTATCTACAAAGAAGAGAAGAAGCAAGAGTATAA
- a CDS encoding tRNA (5-methylaminomethyl-2-thiouridine)(34)-methyltransferase MnmD, whose product MGKWLIKVEYKKIITDDGSHTLFSSKYNQTYHSIKDGAIKESLYKHIYPALNHHKDKQHLRILDICFGLGYNTFLTILENLKSDNPKRIEIFSPELDIDLIRSLETFEYPKEFESIKDIIVQIARNLYYEDEYHKIEVSTMDAREYIKTLENIDVVYQDAFSSDVNKELWTVEYFSNINKATNEDSVITTYTISTNVRLSMSENKFLIYQIENSETKKSTLAFKKTQNKYKFIDMELKKLRNQTAKPIY is encoded by the coding sequence GTGGGGAAGTGGCTTATAAAAGTAGAGTATAAGAAAATTATAACAGATGATGGCTCCCATACACTTTTTAGTAGTAAATACAATCAAACATATCATAGTATAAAAGATGGTGCTATAAAAGAGTCATTGTACAAACATATTTATCCAGCATTAAATCATCATAAAGATAAACAACACTTAAGAATTTTGGATATTTGTTTTGGGCTTGGATATAATACCTTTTTGACTATATTGGAAAATCTAAAAAGTGATAATCCTAAAAGAATAGAGATTTTTTCCCCAGAGTTAGATATTGATCTAATTAGGAGTTTAGAAACTTTTGAATATCCTAAAGAGTTTGAATCAATAAAAGATATTATTGTTCAAATTGCTAGAAATTTATACTATGAAGATGAGTATCATAAAATTGAAGTATCTACTATGGATGCAAGAGAATATATTAAAACATTAGAAAATATAGATGTTGTATATCAAGATGCATTTAGTAGTGATGTAAATAAGGAACTATGGACAGTTGAATATTTTTCCAATATAAATAAAGCTACAAATGAAGATAGTGTTATAACTACATATACAATATCTACAAATGTTCGCCTAAGTATGAGTGAAAACAAATTTTTAATATATCAAATAGAAAATAGTGAAACTAAAAAGAGTACACTTGCTTTTAAAAAGACTCAAAATAAGTATAAATTTATAGATATGGAACTTAAAAAACTTAGAAATCAAACAGCTAAACCCATCTATTAG
- the luxS gene encoding S-ribosylhomocysteine lyase yields MPLLDSFKVDHTKMPAPSVRVAKTMTTPKGDVITVYDLRFCKPNIDKMSNKGIHTLEHLFAGFMREHLNSKDVEIIDISPMGCKTGFYMSLLGSPKSETVVEAWRNSMVDILAVNSKKSIPELNAYQCGTYAMHSLKKAHKIAKRVLKEGIVIASNEELKLDDSLLCKCDE; encoded by the coding sequence ATGCCTTTATTAGATAGTTTTAAAGTAGATCATACGAAAATGCCAGCTCCAAGTGTAAGGGTTGCAAAAACAATGACAACACCAAAAGGTGATGTTATTACAGTTTATGATTTGAGATTTTGTAAGCCAAATATTGATAAGATGAGTAATAAGGGTATACATACACTAGAGCATTTATTTGCTGGTTTTATGAGAGAACATTTGAACTCAAAAGATGTAGAGATAATAGATATATCTCCAATGGGCTGTAAAACTGGTTTTTATATGAGTTTGCTAGGTTCACCAAAAAGTGAGACAGTTGTTGAGGCGTGGAGAAACTCTATGGTAGACATACTTGCTGTAAATAGCAAAAAGAGTATTCCTGAACTTAATGCATATCAGTGTGGTACTTATGCAATGCACTCATTAAAAAAAGCTCATAAGATTGCTAAAAGAGTTTTAAAAGAGGGAATAGTTATAGCTAGTAATGAAGAATTAAAGCTAGATGATTCACTTTTATGTAAGTGTGATGAATAA